One stretch of Streptomyces sp. 135 DNA includes these proteins:
- the treS gene encoding maltose alpha-D-glucosyltransferase has product MIVNEPVQDTFEDTPAKDRHPDWFKRAVFYEVLVRSFQDSNGDGIGDLKGITAKLDYLQWLGVDCLWLPPFFKSPLRDGGYDVSDYTAVLPEFGDLADFVEFVDSAHQRGMRVIIDFVMNHTSDQHPWFQASRTDPEGPYGDYYVWADDDKQYGDARIIFVDTEASNWTFDPVRKQYYWHRFFSHQPDLNYENPAVQEEIISALRFWLDLGIDGFRLDAVPYLYQEEGTNCENLRATHQFLKRVRTEIDAHYPDTVLLAEANQWPEDVVDYFGDYAKGGDECHMAFHFPVMPRIFMAVRRESRYPVSEILAKTPAIPSGCQWGIFLRNHDELTLEMVTDEERDYMYAEYAKDPRMRANIGIRRRLAPLLDNDRNQIELFTALLLSLPGSPILYYGDEIGMGDNIWLGDRDAVRTPMQWTPDRNAGFSSCDPGRLYLPTIMDPVYGYQVTNVEASMSSPSSLLHWTRRMIEIRKQNPAFGLGTYTELPSSNPAVLAFLREYGDDLALCVHNFSRFAQPTELNLRAYDGRHPVELIGGVRFPAIGELPYLLTLAGHGFYWFRLTEQPRRPAAPAVRL; this is encoded by the coding sequence ATGATCGTCAACGAGCCCGTCCAGGACACCTTCGAGGACACGCCCGCCAAGGACCGGCACCCCGACTGGTTCAAACGCGCCGTGTTCTACGAAGTACTCGTCCGTTCCTTCCAGGACAGCAACGGCGACGGCATCGGCGACCTCAAAGGCATCACCGCCAAACTCGACTACCTCCAATGGCTCGGCGTGGACTGCCTGTGGCTGCCCCCCTTCTTCAAATCCCCGCTGCGCGACGGCGGCTACGACGTCTCGGACTACACCGCCGTCCTGCCCGAATTCGGTGACCTCGCCGACTTCGTGGAATTCGTCGACTCCGCCCACCAGCGCGGCATGCGCGTCATCATCGACTTCGTCATGAACCACACCAGCGACCAGCACCCGTGGTTCCAGGCCTCCCGCACCGACCCCGAAGGCCCCTACGGCGACTACTACGTCTGGGCCGACGACGACAAGCAGTACGGCGACGCCCGCATCATCTTCGTCGACACCGAAGCCTCCAACTGGACCTTCGACCCGGTACGCAAGCAGTACTACTGGCACCGCTTCTTCTCCCACCAGCCCGACCTCAACTACGAGAACCCCGCCGTCCAGGAAGAGATCATCTCCGCCCTCCGCTTCTGGCTCGACCTGGGCATCGACGGATTCCGCCTGGACGCCGTGCCCTACCTCTACCAAGAGGAAGGCACCAACTGCGAGAACCTGCGGGCCACCCACCAATTCCTCAAGCGGGTCCGCACGGAGATCGACGCGCACTATCCCGACACCGTCCTGCTCGCCGAGGCCAACCAGTGGCCCGAGGACGTCGTCGACTATTTCGGGGACTACGCCAAGGGCGGCGACGAATGCCACATGGCGTTCCACTTCCCCGTCATGCCCCGCATCTTCATGGCCGTACGCCGCGAATCGCGCTACCCCGTCTCCGAAATCCTCGCCAAGACCCCCGCCATCCCCTCGGGCTGCCAATGGGGCATCTTCCTGCGCAACCACGACGAGCTGACCCTGGAGATGGTCACCGACGAAGAGCGCGACTACATGTACGCGGAATACGCCAAGGACCCGCGCATGCGCGCCAACATCGGCATCCGCCGCCGGCTCGCCCCCCTGCTGGACAACGACCGCAACCAGATCGAACTCTTCACCGCGCTCCTGCTGTCGCTGCCCGGCTCCCCGATCCTCTACTACGGCGACGAGATCGGCATGGGCGACAACATCTGGCTCGGCGACCGCGACGCCGTGCGCACCCCCATGCAGTGGACCCCCGACCGCAACGCGGGCTTCTCCTCCTGCGACCCCGGCCGCCTCTACCTCCCCACGATCATGGACCCGGTCTACGGCTACCAGGTCACCAACGTCGAAGCCTCCATGTCCTCGCCCTCCTCCCTCCTGCACTGGACCCGCAGGATGATCGAGATCCGCAAACAGAACCCCGCCTTCGGCCTCGGCACCTACACCGAACTCCCCTCCTCCAACCCCGCCGTCCTCGCCTTCCTCCGCGAGTACGGGGACGATCTGGCGCTGTGCGTGCACAACTTCTCCCGCTTCGCGCAGCCCACCGAGCTGAATCTGCGGGCCTACGACGGACGGCACCCGGTGGAGCTGATCGGCGGGGTGCGCTTCCCGGCCATCGGCGAACTGCCCTACCTCCTCACGCTCGCGGGCCACGGCTTCTACTGGTTCCGCCTGACCGAACAGCCACGACGTCCGGCCGCACCCGCGGTGCGCCTTTGA